A window of Gadus chalcogrammus isolate NIFS_2021 chromosome 16, NIFS_Gcha_1.0, whole genome shotgun sequence contains these coding sequences:
- the ccdc9 gene encoding coiled-coil domain-containing protein 9, producing MSSAMDLKTKEEKAAELDKRIEALRKKNEALVKRYQEIEEDKKKAEQEGIAVTTVRKPRPHEPHEPERRKAEKENFSITVDLSKPAGENRQVNDRKHLPPRGRKSSEESDSQRAQDDSPRAHHNTPRAHQDTPRPHQDTPRPHQDTPRPHQDTPRPHQDTPRPHQDTPRPHQDTPRPQRDADSPPRRMGSGRMGRGGQRGGGGGQRPERREWEPRSDRTPREGDSGEGDPGRRGGRRGGGRGGGERGGERGGERGGERGDRPERGERGERGERGGGTPGGSDRKTKEWEEKRRQNIEQMKDEMEKLAEYERGQGVDSEKPVRNFLDDPRRSGPVPDLDRKEGSRRHVRNWGGMDFENVKIGGEPQREWTSRRQGGRGSGDMTMSMTGRERAEYVRWKKERESIDEERLARHRNATGQWRREWDAQKTDGMFKEDASAPTEGDGPEHGDRRDDSQRPPRAPTVGDFLTPGRGGRGGRTRGRDRDQRQSYSMHDNRWEGEREDEAREKRDKPKREDEEERREVKEEEKRPKAAPPQKEARRGEAEEDEDEWEDASDGEDGGSDDDEGGSSEEGDQEEKRDAGKEETAANAVAAAAAAPPTPAPASVVVTSPREQRTPRPKVQIPSPAAAAAAAAQDSPEGTKPLSPFAPPDGYQPVTDWGDAMEEQSPCSSLGESPLKPPSAESSPAQSQSQSQSRRPQEGGRRGGRRPPTDLREKLNAAAGETADLPALTDAATTEPAGGDQDAPEPSVIVSSG from the exons ATG TCTTCTGCCATGGATCTGAAGAcgaaggaggagaaggcggcTGAGCTGGACAAACGCATCGAAGCCCTCAGGAAGAAGAATGAAGCTCTGGTCAAGAGGTACCAG gagatagaggaggacaAGAAGAAGGCGGAGCAGGAGGGCATCGCCGTGACAACCGTCagaaagccccgcccccacgaACCCCACGAGCCGGAAAGAAGGAAGGCGGAGAAGGAGAACTTTTCCATAACGGTGGACCTGTCCAAACCAGCGGGG GAGAATAGACAGGTCAACGACCGGAAGCACCTCCCGCCGCGGGGCAGGAAGAGCTCAGAGGAGAGCGACTCCCAAAGGGCCCAGGATGACTCCCCAAGGGCCCACCATAATACCCCCAGGGCCCACCAGGACACCCCCAGGCCCCACCAGGACACCCCCCGGCCCCACCAGGACACCCCCAGGCCCCACCAGGACACCCCCAGGCCCCACCAGGACACCCCCAGGCCCCACCAGGACACCCCCCGGCCCCACCAGGACACCCCCAGGCCCCAGCGCGATGCCGACAGCCCCCCCAGGAGGATGGGGTCGGGCCGtatggggcgggggggtcagagaggaggaggaggggggcagcggccggagaggagagagtgggagccGCGCTCCGACAGAACGCCCAGAGAAGGAGACAGCGGGGAGGGGGACCCGGGCCgccggggagggaggagaggaggaggtagaggaggaggagaacgaggaggagaacgaggaggagaacgaggaggagaacgaggagacaggccagagaggggagaaagaggagagaggggagaaagaggaggtgggACCCCTGGCGGGTCGGACAGGAAGACCAAG gagtgggaggagaagaggaggcagaACATCGAGCAGATGAAGGACGAGATGGAGAAGCTGGCCGAGTACGAGCGAGGACAGGGG GTGGACAGCGAGAAGCCCGTCCGGAACTTCCTGGACGACCCGCGGCGCTCCGGGCCCGTGCCGGACCTCGACCGCAAGGAGGGGAGCCGGCGCCACGTCCGGAACTGGGGAGGAATGGACTTTGAGAACGTGAAGATCGGAGGAGAGCCCCAGAGGGAGTGGACC AGCCGCCGgcaaggggggcggggctccgggGACATGACCATGTCCATGACGGGGCGGGAGCGCGCCGAGTACGTGCGCTGGAAGAAAGAGCGGGAATCGATCGACGAGGAGCGGCTGGCGCGCCACCGCAACGCCACGGGCCAATGGAGGAGGGAGTGGGACGCACAGAAGACCGACGGCAt GTTCAAGGAGGACGCATCTGCCCCCACAGAGGGCGACGGGCCAGAGCACGGCGACAGGagag ACGACAGCCAGCGCCCGCCGAGGGCCCCCACCGTCGGGGACTTCCTGACCCctggccgggggggccgggggggccggacCCGGGGACGGGACCGGGATCAGCGGCAGAGCTACAG CATGCACGACAACCGCtgggagggagagcgggaggatGAGGCCCGAGAGAAGAGGGACAAACCCaagagagaggacgaggaggagaggagggaggtgaaggaggaggagaagaggcctAAAGCGGCCCCGCCACAGAAG GAAGCCAGGCGGGGCGAGgcggaggaagacgaggacgagTGGGAGGACGCCAGCGATGGGGAGGACGGCGGCTCGGACGACGACGAAGGTGGAAGCAGCGAGGAGGGCgaccaggaggagaagagggacgCGGGGAAGGAGGAGACCGCCGCCAacgccgtcgccgccgccgccgccgcccctccGACTCCTGCCCCCGCCTCGGTGGTGGTGACCAGCCCCAGGGAGCAGCGCACCCCCCGGCCCAAGGTCCAGATCCCCAgccccgcggcggcggcggcggcggcggcccagGACTCCCCCGAGGGGACCAAGCCCCTCAGCCCCTTCGCCCCCCCCGACGGCTACCAGCCCGTGACGGACTGGGGGGACGCGATGGAGGAGCAGTCCCCCTGCAGCAGCCTGGGAGAGAGCCCGCTGAAGCCCCCCAGCGCCGAGAGCAGCCCCgcccagagccagagccagagccagagccggcgcccccaggaggggggCCGCCGGGGCGGGCGGCGCCCACCCACCGACCTCCGGGAGAAGCTGAACGCGGCCGCAG GAGAGACCGCAGACCTCCCAGCGCTGACTGACGCCGCCACCACcgagccagcagggggcgaccAGGACGCACCTGAACCCTCCGTCATCGTGTCCTCAG